From a region of the Pecten maximus chromosome 18, xPecMax1.1, whole genome shotgun sequence genome:
- the LOC117316235 gene encoding uncharacterized protein LOC117316235 translates to MASKQKSDGQNQRNGHTQRESATDDEDDFIMEPCGIGPCKPSTFQHLANIPCFVGCYSIIGLLSQSLNTYLGSQIPSIEKQFGLSSAYSGILMSFNDIGYLSVVLIVSTLAPYVHIPRVLFAAFLLYGISGVVCSLPHFVSLGSGTLPSLTADDVTKNNLSSSSHASSMRSQVYPLCDSVAGNMSMVADEACGNNMKKESEADDTSNDVRTMFLAIFGIGMILQGVAKSLRGPFVTVYVDDNGDKRKTGFYMGIIIAVAIAGPSVAFVVGGVFSRIYVTLEDVDITPRDPRWIGAWWIGFLLFGGASVIFAMPIVFFPRHIKKPKAIMVKGRSTKDMKIIGKVKERLTSFKRCFSNTVWICLLLSGTIHLGSIGGYISFLSKYIKIQFNIPLWQANMILASTKAAVGLGTFLGGLLTRMMKLTPRRTIGLMITIYIVYVIVFLSSLFLGCDQPEFVGPERFHPGQNLTAADCSAGCDCKDDAFFPVCGSNGVNYHSPCFAGCPSVPFKGQHFTNCTCIPDGKGTPGECQSDCAMIYPFAVLCVFGGFLNALLISPGFIAKLRCVEDRDKATALGCMSFLGSILGWMPTPIIIGKVIDTTCIIWQDTCNSSGACLYYILSALRLKVHAVILGYKILSLAFLFLALYLVRNLDEWPQNVVKKFSSEKDIKTPEEMKTLASADEEVDDEKNISMNTENKKPVGGALVLNSDNARKSFMEEEDDYADARKCGLGSCRPAYLQKFANIQSFIGFYSIQKYVHIPLILFGAFILYGVSGILCSVPHFISVASNSIQFMTSNPVALDNGSMPIMSVSKNIPLCVPLLNGSNITSDACVGGNADQASGIELVNDGIRQMFLAFFGIGMMLQGVGKSLRGPFLTVYIDDNGKRKRTGFYMGVIVALAISGPVFGYIFGGMLSRVYVTLEDVDMSPRDPRWIGAWWLGFLVFGAASIVFSIPLVFFPKHLKKQAEPVIDGKKREEMSRKEKIKESALSYWRIAKNPVYMAQMISSTLDMAGRAGYYAFLSKYINTQFNIPLWQANITLAIANISSIVLGSFFGGFITRRIKLTPCKTLGLLITLYAANMILFAGVLLLGCSQPELVGPKSEHAVILTSANHSTICSYNCGCKEDDFFPICGSNGINYHSPCYAGCAFPLGKGGNFANCTCIPNGRASAGLCESDCGMLYPFAIVSFVAGFIVALTISPSIIAKIRCVEDRDKSTSIGLSSFFSSLLGFLPSPIIFGKVVDSTCLIWQKSCGTEGACLFYDNDDFRLKIHLIPLVYMFAGLCCLSFGFYKVRLWKKWPSEETEEYQIVLLSDEKVIDKTSRKTETTPSRNNSNK, encoded by the exons ATGGCATCAAAACAGAAGTCTGATGGCCAGAACCAGCGCAATGGGCATACACAAAGAGAGTCTGCGACTGATGACGAGGACGACTTTATCATGGAACCCTGTGGGATAGGGCCATGTAAACCTTCCACATTCCAACATCTGGCGAATATCCCCTGTTTTGTAGGATGTTACAGTATCATTGGACTCTTATCTCAGTCCCTAAATACGTATTTGGGGTCCCAGATTCCTAGTATAGAGAAACAATTTGGGTTGTCAAGTGCTTACAGTGGCATTCTGATGAGCTTCAATGATATCGGATATCTCAGCGTGGTTCTGATCGTGAGTACACTAGCTCCATATGTCCACATACCCCGGGTTCTATTTGCAGCTTTTCTTCTTTACGGCATATCCGGGGTGGTCTGTAGTCTTCCACACTTCGTCAGTCTTGGTAGTGGAACGTTACCATCGCTTACTGCTGATGACGTCACCAAGAACAACCTATCGTCCTCTTCACACGCTTCCTCGATGAGAAGTCAAGTATATCCACTATGCGATTCGGTGGCCGGAAATATGTCAATGGTCGCTGATGAAGCATGTGGAAACAATATGAAGAAAGAAAGCGAAGCAGACGACACCTCTAATGATGTCCGGACAATGTTTTTGGCCATATTTGGAATTGGCATGATCCTACAAGGTGTAGCGAAATCATTGCGGGGTCCATTCGTCACGGTTTATGTTGACGATAACGGCGATAAAAGAAAGACTGGGTTCTACATGG GAATTATAATTGCCGTAGCTATAGCCGGACCTTCAGTTGCCTTCGTTGTGGGTGGTGTATTCAGCAGGATTTATGTCACTTTAGAAG ATGTCGACATCACCCCGAGGGACCCGCGATGGATTGGAGCTTGGTGGATTGGTTTCTTGCTATTTGGAGGGGCATCTGTTATTTTTGCGATGCCAATCGTATTCTTTCCTCGCCACATCAAGAAACCAAAAGCGATAATGGTGAAAGGAAGGTCAACCAAGGACATGAAAATAATTGGCAAAGTCAAAG AACGACTGACATCATTCAAACGTTGCTTTTCCAACACAGTGTGGATTTGTCTCCTTCTCAGCGGCACGATACATCTTGGTTCTATAGGGGGTTACATATCATTTCTttctaaatatatcaaaatacaattcAACATTCCTCTCTGGCAGGCTAATATGATTCTTG CGTCCACAAAGGCTGCTGTGGGATTGGGGACATTCTTAGGAGGACTTCTGACACGGATGATGAAGCTGACCCCTCGGAGAACCATAGGATTGATGATTactatctatattgtatacgTCATAGTTTTTCTTTCGTCTCTCTTCCTTGGCTGTGACCAGCCGGAATTTGTTGGTCCGGAAAG GTTTCATCCCGGTCAGAATTTGACCGCAGCAGATTGTTCCGCCGGATGTGACTGTAAAGATGACGCGTTCTTTCCTGTTTGTGGTTCTAATGGCGTCAACTACCATTCTCCATGCTTCGCTGGATGTCCCTCTGTTCCGTTCAAAGGCCAG CATTTTACCAACTGTACGTGTATTCCGGATGGAAAGGGCACTCCCGGTGAATGCCAGTCTGATTGTGCAATGATATATCCGTTTGCCGTATTGTGTGTTTTTGGTGGATTCCTCAATGCCCTACTTATATCTCCTGGTTTCATCGCTAAACTACG ATGTGTAGAGGACCGGGACAAAGCCACGGCATTGGGCTGCATGTCCTTCCTAGGGTCCATTCTAG GTTGGATGCCCACACCAATAATTATTGGAAAAGTAATTGACACGACATGCATAATTTGGCAGGATACTTGCAACTCGTCTGGGGcatgtttgtattatatactatCAGCGCTCAGGTTAAAAGTTCACGCAGTAATCCTAGGGTACAAGATTTTATCCCTCGCTTTTCTGTTCCTGGCTTTATATCTGGTAAGGAACCTTGACGAATGGCCACAGAATGTTGTTAAGAAATTTTCTTCCGAAAAAGACATCAAGACACCCGAGGAGATGAAAACTCTTGCGAGTGCTGATGAAGAGGTGGACGATGAAAAG AATATTAGCATgaatacagaaaacaaaaagcCTGTTGGGGGTGCGTTGGTATTGAATTCTGATAACGCTAGGAAATCCTTTATGGAGGAGGAAGATGATTATGCTGACGCTCGGAAATGTGGACTTGGATCCTGTCGACCAGCATATCTACAAAAATTTGCAAATATTCAATCCTTTATTGGCTTTTACAGTATA CAAAAGTACGTGCACATTCCGCTGATTTTGTTTGGGGCTTTCATCCTGTATGGGGTATCCGGGATACTCTGTAGTGTTCCCCACTTCATCAGTGTCGCTAGTAACAGTATTCAGTTTATGACATCTAATCCAGTCGCCCTTGACAACGGAAGTATGCCTATCATGTCCGTTTCGAAAAACATTCCATTATGTGTTCCACTACTTAACGGAAGTAATATCACATCTGACGCATGCGTAGGCGGCAATGCTGACCAAGCATCCGGTATTGAGCTGGTGAATGACGGAATCAGACAGATGTTTCTTGCGTTCTTCGGGATTGGCATGATGCTACAGGGTGTCGGTAAATCTCTGAGGGGTCCATTTCTCACTGTATACATAGACGATAATGGTAAACGAAAAAGGACCGGATTCTATATGG GTGTCATCGTAGCACTAGCTATCTCTGGTCCTGTATTTGGCTATATATTTGGAGGGATGCTGAGTCGAGTTTACGTCACTCTGGAAG ACGTTGACATGTCGCCACGTGATCCCCGATGGATAGGAGCGTGGTGGCTCGGTTTCCTGGTATTTGGTGCCGCTAGCATTGTCTTCTCCATTCCACTTGTCTTCTTTCCAAAACATTTAAAGAAACAAGCTGAACCTGTTATAGACGGCAAGAAACGAGAAGAAATGAGTCGGAAAGAAAAGATAAAAG AGAGTGCCTTGTCTTATTGGCGAATAGCGAAGAATCCAGTCTACATGGCTCAGATGATCAGTTCCACACTAGACATGGCTGGCAGAGCTGGATATTACGCATTCCTGTCCAAGTATATAAACACACAGTTCAACATCCCGCTTTGGCAGGCCAATATCACCCtag CTATTGCCAACATATCCTCCATTGTTCTTGGCTCGTTCTTTGGTGGTTTTATTACAAGGCGGATCAAGCTAACACCTTGTAAGACGCTTGGATTGTTAATTACTTTATACGCTGCCAACATGATTCTATTTGCTGGGGTTTTGTTGCTGGGGTGCAGTCAACCAGAACTAGTTGGCCCCAAAAG TGAACATGCGGTTATTCTTACATCTGCTAACCATTCCACGATATGTTCATATAATTGTGGCTGCAAAGAAGatgatttttttccaatttgCGGATCAAATGGAATCAATTACCATTCCCCTTGTTACGCCGGATGTGCCTTCCCGTTAGGTAAAGGCGGG AACTTTGCCAATTGTACATGCATACCAAATGGAAGAGCCTCTGCGGGACTATGTGAGTCAGACTGCGGGATGTTGTATCCTTTCGCCATTGTCAGTTTTGTCGCTGGATTCATTGTGGCTCTTACCATTTCACCAAGTATCATTGCAAAGATCAG GTGTGTGGAGGACCGCGATAAATCAACGTCCATTGGACTTTCTTCCTTCTTCAGCTCGTTATTAG gGTTTTTACCAAGTCCAATAATATTCGGAAAAGTAGTCGATTCAACATGCTTGATTTGGCAAAAAAGCTGTGGAACTGAAGGAGCATGTTTATTTTACGACAATGACGACTTCCGACTGAAAATCCATCTGATTCCTCTAGTTTACATGTTTGCGGGACTATGCTGCTTGTCGTTTGGGTTTTATAAAGTTCGTTTATGGAAAAAATGGCCAAGCGAAGAAACGGAAGAATATCAAATTGTCTTACTTTCCGACGAAAAAGTAATTGATAAAACTAGTAGGAAAACAGAAACCACCCCATCACGAAACAACTCTAACAAGTAA